A region from the Malus domestica chromosome 07, GDT2T_hap1 genome encodes:
- the LOC103438641 gene encoding oligoribonuclease-like isoform X2: MLESKVSEPNQAIVTKRDRETMEFLANAFSALELDAENDDPMRFASSSSDGTRKSSGNSKKKVNDSDNKLLVNEKQSKKNTEVPPEECKMPLVWIDLEMTGLNVEVDRILEIACIVTDGRLTKSVEGPDLVIHQTKECLDRMGEWCQTHHAASGLATKVLESSISEREAEQQVIEFVKRNIGTYQPLIAGNSVYVDFVFLKKYMPDLASLFSHVLVDVSSIKALCIRWYPQDNKKAPCKENKHRALDDIRESIKELKYYKENIFKGFRK; the protein is encoded by the exons ATGCTAGAGAGTAAAGTTTCAGAACCAAACCAAGCAATCGTAACCAAAAGAGACAGAGAAACAATGGAGTTCCTCGCAAATGCATTCTCTGCGCTGGAACTTGACGCCGAAAACGACGATCCAATGCGAttcgcttcttcttcttccgatgGCACTAGAAAATCTTCAG GCAATAGCAAGAAGAAAGTCAACGACTCTGACAACAAGTTGCTGGTAAATGAGAAGCAGAGTAAGAAAAATACAGAGGTACCTCCAGAAGAGTGCAAAATGCCACTGGTATGGATTGACTTGGAAATGACTG GTTTAAATGTTGAAGTTGATCGAATACTGGAGATTGCTTGTATAGTTACTGATGGAAGATTAACCAAATCGGTGGAG GGCCCTGATTTAGTTATCCACCAAACCAAGGAGTGTTTAGATAGAATGGGAGAATGGTGTCAAACACATCATGCAGCTAGTG GGTTGGCAACAAAAGTGCTCGAAAGTTCAATTAGTGAAAGAGAAGCTGAACAGCAG GTCATAGAATTTGTAAAGAGAAACATTGGAACATATCAACCTCTCATAGCAGGAAATTCGGTTTATGtagattttgtgtttttgaag AAGTACATGCCAGATCTGGCTAGCCTTTTCTCCCATGTACTAGTGGATGTTAGCAGTATTAAAGCTCTATGCATTCGCTGGTATCCTCAAG ATAATAAGAAAGCCCCTTgtaaagaaaataaacacaGAGCCTTGGATGATATCAGAGAAAGCATCAAAGAACTCAAATACTACAAGGAGAATATATTCAAAGGATTCAGAAAGTGA
- the LOC103438641 gene encoding oligoribonuclease-like isoform X1 yields MLESKVSEPNQAIVTKRDRETMEFLANAFSALELDAENDDPMRFASSSSDGTRKSSGNSKKKVNDSDNKLLVNEKQSKKNTEVPPEECKMPLVWIDLEMTGLNVEVDRILEIACIVTDGRLTKSVEGPDLVIHQTKECLDRMGEWCQTHHAASGLATKVLESSISEREAEQQVIEFVKRNIGTYQPLIAGNSVYVDFVFLKKYMPDLASLFSHVLVDVSSIKALCIRWYPQVTSLPIGPAWWLGLGGYVVSYWSRILSPFIPLPSSLLSLSLSLSETQVVDVV; encoded by the exons ATGCTAGAGAGTAAAGTTTCAGAACCAAACCAAGCAATCGTAACCAAAAGAGACAGAGAAACAATGGAGTTCCTCGCAAATGCATTCTCTGCGCTGGAACTTGACGCCGAAAACGACGATCCAATGCGAttcgcttcttcttcttccgatgGCACTAGAAAATCTTCAG GCAATAGCAAGAAGAAAGTCAACGACTCTGACAACAAGTTGCTGGTAAATGAGAAGCAGAGTAAGAAAAATACAGAGGTACCTCCAGAAGAGTGCAAAATGCCACTGGTATGGATTGACTTGGAAATGACTG GTTTAAATGTTGAAGTTGATCGAATACTGGAGATTGCTTGTATAGTTACTGATGGAAGATTAACCAAATCGGTGGAG GGCCCTGATTTAGTTATCCACCAAACCAAGGAGTGTTTAGATAGAATGGGAGAATGGTGTCAAACACATCATGCAGCTAGTG GGTTGGCAACAAAAGTGCTCGAAAGTTCAATTAGTGAAAGAGAAGCTGAACAGCAG GTCATAGAATTTGTAAAGAGAAACATTGGAACATATCAACCTCTCATAGCAGGAAATTCGGTTTATGtagattttgtgtttttgaag AAGTACATGCCAGATCTGGCTAGCCTTTTCTCCCATGTACTAGTGGATGTTAGCAGTATTAAAGCTCTATGCATTCGCTGGTATCCTCAAG TGACTTCCCTTCCCATTGGCCCGGCATGGTGGTTAGGTCTTGGTGGTTATGTGGTTTCTtattggagtaggattctctcccctttcATTCCCCTCCCCTCcagtctcctctctctctctctctctctctcggaaaCACAAgttgttgacgtggtttaa
- the LOC103438738 gene encoding MATH domain and coiled-coil domain-containing protein At3g58250-like has product MTDSLVARMIKKVEEEDLVSGTFTWRVDNFSQLKKYQHYSEVFVIGGYKWRMLIYARGNNVDCLSVYLDVAEASTLPYGWNRYTKFKLTLVDQFDTNKSITKDLEHTFTASTADWGLTSFIPLSELHRHDKGYLVNDVCVVEVEVSVRNGIKILEDQETGELMDFRGLVRIGKNFVPMLEEVCSLYPSLIECQMKRSRTFVQCAFTALGRVLHFLKTTKAKDMNADACQRLQLLWEELEAFKFDLAWLEPHVQSVFGMTKKVGIVNRLKEDVDVLDNELKTRRAILADAEAELEVAKRNLAEAEEEYFSNIDMDSELGYPLA; this is encoded by the exons AATGATCAAGAAGGTGGAAGAGGAGGACCTTGTGTCTGGGACATTCACCTGGAGAGTAGACAACTTTTCTCAGTTGAAAAAGTACCAGCATTACTCTGAAGTTTTCGTCATTGGTGGTTATAAATG GCGGATGCTTATATATGCAAGGGGAAACAACGTCGATTGCTTGTCTGTGTATTTGGATGTTGCAGAGGCTTCAACATTACCATATGGGTGGAACAGATATACAAAGTTCAAGCTCACCCTCGTTGATCAATTTGATACCAACAAGTCAATAACAAAGG ACTTGGAACATACGTTTACGGCAAGTACAGCTGACTGGGGCCTTACATCATTCATTCCTCTAAGTGAGCTTCATCGCCACGATAAAGGGTACCTGGTGAATGACGTATGTGTTGTTGAAGTTGAAGTTTCAGTTCGTAACGGTATTAAAATTTTAGAAGACCAAGAAACTGGTGAGCTTATGGATTTCAGGGGTTTAGTGCGAATAGGGAAAAATTTTGTTCCAATGTTGGAGGAAGTGTGTTCGTTGTATCCTTCTTTGATTGAGTGCCAGATGAAGAGGAGTCGTACGTTTGTTCAATGTGCATTCACAGCTCTGGGCCGAGTCTTGCATTTCCTGAAGACTACAAAAGCCAAGGATATGAACGCTGATGCTTGTCAACGTCTTCAACTGTTATGGGAGGAGCTTGAGGCCTTCAAATTTGACTTGGCTTGGCTGGAGCCACATGTTCAATCTGTTTTTGGCATGACGAAAAAGGTAGGAATAGTGAATAGACTGAAAGAAGATGTCGATGTTTTGGATAACGAATTAAAGACGCGACGGGCTATCTTAGCGGACGCAGAAGCCGAGCTTGAGGTAGCAAAAAGAAATTTGGCAGAGGCAGAAGAAGAGTACTTCAGCAACATAGATATGGATAGTGAGCTAGGTTATCCGTTAGCTTAA
- the LOC103438739 gene encoding uncharacterized protein produces the protein MPLRELYNSGAGFLVNDICIVQAKINVPVKIGGQETNISATMESSKKGLKGQESQRNSELQNTPGFQACTEATDDSPSDPSLAKVLREVPTTPTGDLMDFRGLGRIETAFIPWLEEVCSSNPSLIDCMLKRTPMFVECAFTALGRVLHFLKTTKAKDMTRDASDRLQLFWEELEAFRFDLAWLEPHVQTAFGMNKFIQRAGRLKRLREDVDVLEDELKRRRAAVAVTKVDLAVAKKNLGKAKQEFNGIDMDTKLGCHSPFQNITFVAVNGRNCP, from the coding sequence ATGCCTCTTCGGGAACTCTATAACTCTGGTGCAGGTTTTCTAGTAAATGATATTTGCATTGTTCAAGCCAAGATCAATGTCCCGGTTAAAATTGGTGGCCAAGAAACTAATATTTCTGCAACTATGGAGTCATCAAAGAAAGGACTTAAGGGGCAGGAATCACAGAGGAATTCTGAACTCCAAAACACACCAGGTTTTCAAGCTTGCACTGAGGCTACTGATGATAGCCCTTCTGACCCTTCCTTAGCCAAGGTACTCAGGGAAGTCCCCACCACCCCAACGGGCGACCTTATGGATTTTAGGGGTTTAGGACGAATAGAGACGGCTTTTATTCCTTGGCTAGAAGAAGTCTGCTCATCGAATCCGTCCTTGATTGACTGTATGCTCAAAAGAACTCCGATGTTTGTTGAATGCGCATTCACAGCTTTGGGCCGTGTGCTGCATTTTCTAAAGACAACAAAGGCTAAAGATATGACCAGGGATGCTTCTGACCGCCTTCAACTATTCTGGGAAGAGCTCGAGGCCTTTAGATTTGATTTAGCATGGCTGGAGCCGCACGTTCAAACAGCATTTGGTATGAACAAGTTTATACAAAGAGCAGGGAGACTGAAAAGGCTGAGAGAAGACGTAGACGTTTTGGAGGATGAACTTAAAAGGCGGAGGGCAGCAGTAGCTGTTACAAAGGTTGATCTTGCGGTAGCCAAAAAAAACTTGGGTAAGGCGAAACAAGAATTCAATGGGATAGACATGGATACTAAGCTaggttgtcacagcccgttccaaaatattacattcgtggctgtgaatggacgaaattgcccttaa